A portion of the Candidatus Pristimantibacillus lignocellulolyticus genome contains these proteins:
- a CDS encoding maltose ABC transporter substrate-binding protein, with protein sequence MKKSLALCLLSLMLLLTACGGNNGGNTPKNAPTNTPATTNNAPAEEPATNAGVEAPALTPEEGAELVVWDSKNQRAVLEELVAEFTAQYNVPVKIEEVESPDQVGKLTIDGPNKNGADVVTFPHDSLGAAVSAGLILPNDVFADDTKNNNAESAVNAVTYAGELYGYPRSVETYGLFYNKDLVTEAPKTFDDIVKFAEGFNDTAAGKYALMWEVQNFYFNYPFIATNGGYIFGSNGEDAADIGLNNEGAVKSLETFKSLKSILPIAAGDITADIIESKFASGDIAMTITGPWKVGDFRKLGINFGVVPIPTLNGEAAISLSGVKAWYVNSYSEYPIAARLLANFLGSKESQLKDFAATGAIPANKEAMEDPTFVADEISSGIAAQFINSNAMPSIPEMGKVWDPSAAALADIWNTDITPKDAIDNAVKQITDAINGATN encoded by the coding sequence ATGAAGAAATCTCTTGCGCTTTGCCTACTTAGCTTAATGTTACTACTGACTGCTTGTGGTGGTAACAACGGAGGTAATACTCCAAAAAATGCTCCAACAAACACACCTGCTACAACTAACAATGCACCTGCTGAAGAGCCAGCAACTAATGCTGGTGTGGAAGCTCCAGCATTGACTCCTGAAGAAGGTGCTGAACTAGTTGTTTGGGATTCTAAAAACCAAAGAGCTGTACTAGAAGAGTTAGTAGCTGAATTTACTGCTCAATACAATGTTCCTGTAAAAATTGAAGAGGTTGAATCCCCAGACCAAGTTGGTAAGCTTACGATTGATGGACCAAATAAAAATGGTGCTGACGTAGTTACTTTCCCACATGATAGTCTTGGCGCTGCTGTTTCTGCCGGCCTAATCCTTCCTAATGATGTATTCGCTGATGATACGAAAAACAATAATGCTGAATCTGCAGTTAATGCAGTAACATACGCTGGTGAGCTATATGGTTACCCACGTTCTGTTGAAACTTATGGATTGTTCTACAACAAAGATCTTGTAACTGAAGCTCCAAAAACTTTTGATGATATCGTAAAATTTGCAGAAGGTTTCAATGACACTGCTGCTGGAAAATATGCGTTGATGTGGGAAGTGCAAAACTTCTACTTTAACTACCCGTTCATAGCTACTAACGGTGGTTATATCTTCGGTAGTAATGGTGAAGATGCTGCTGATATCGGTTTGAACAACGAAGGCGCTGTGAAAAGTCTTGAAACATTCAAATCTTTAAAATCTATTCTTCCAATTGCTGCTGGTGATATTACAGCTGACATCATTGAAAGTAAATTTGCTTCTGGCGACATTGCGATGACCATTACTGGTCCTTGGAAAGTTGGAGATTTCCGTAAGCTTGGTATTAACTTCGGAGTAGTTCCAATCCCTACATTGAATGGTGAAGCAGCAATTTCACTTTCTGGTGTTAAAGCTTGGTATGTTAACTCTTATTCTGAATATCCAATCGCTGCTCGCCTACTTGCTAACTTCCTTGGTTCTAAAGAAAGCCAATTGAAAGACTTTGCAGCTACTGGTGCTATTCCAGCTAATAAAGAAGCTATGGAAGATCCAACATTCGTTGCAGATGAAATCTCTAGTGGTATCGCTGCTCAATTCATTAACTCTAATGCAATGCCATCTATCCCTGAAATGGGTAAAGTGTGGGATCCAAGTGCAGCTGCTCTAGCTGATATTTGGAACACAGATATTACTCCAAAAGATGCAATAGATAATGCAGTTAAACAAATCACGGATGCTATTAATGGCGCAACAAACTAG
- a CDS encoding LacI family transcriptional regulator: MVTIKDIAKVAGVSPSTVSRVISNHSRISKATTAKVKRIMEEMGYHPNVMAKSLVSKTTRTLAIVLPRPAEELFQDFFFGELLRGILAHSTRAGYDMLLAAATSPADENDTIARLVLGGRVDGVILLSSRQNDPLVSILSKHDFPTVLIGRTDGHDNIITVDTDNVLASFDATTHLINQGHTKIGFILGVPNLTVSVDRLAGYHKAMEEAGLPVKPEWIVDAEFLQQSGFRAMSFVMDIADRPTALVVIDDVTALGVLRGLNELGYNVPNEISLVSFNNIAVSELASPAISSVDIGTYQLGYTSSHLLVRRIQENLNTGARNIIPHRLVVRESSIKDFHKRG, translated from the coding sequence ATGGTCACAATAAAAGATATCGCAAAAGTAGCAGGAGTTTCACCTTCTACTGTTTCACGCGTCATTTCCAATCATTCTAGAATTAGTAAAGCAACGACAGCTAAAGTGAAAAGAATAATGGAAGAGATGGGTTATCATCCAAATGTTATGGCGAAAAGCCTAGTTTCAAAAACAACCCGGACATTAGCCATTGTATTGCCTCGACCAGCTGAAGAATTATTTCAAGATTTCTTCTTTGGTGAGTTACTAAGAGGAATATTAGCACATTCGACTAGAGCTGGTTATGATATGTTACTGGCTGCCGCTACTTCCCCTGCAGATGAGAACGATACGATTGCAAGACTTGTTCTAGGCGGGCGTGTAGATGGTGTTATTTTGCTATCATCCAGACAAAATGACCCACTCGTTTCTATATTATCTAAACATGACTTTCCTACTGTATTAATTGGTCGGACTGATGGACATGATAACATTATTACTGTTGATACAGATAATGTATTAGCTTCATTTGATGCAACAACTCATCTAATCAATCAAGGTCACACAAAAATAGGATTTATCCTTGGAGTACCTAATCTTACCGTATCTGTAGATCGACTAGCTGGCTACCATAAAGCAATGGAAGAAGCAGGTTTACCAGTAAAACCAGAATGGATCGTTGATGCAGAGTTTCTCCAACAAAGTGGATTCCGTGCGATGTCATTCGTAATGGATATTGCTGATCGCCCTACTGCACTAGTCGTTATAGATGATGTAACTGCACTAGGTGTATTGCGCGGTCTAAATGAATTAGGCTACAACGTTCCCAATGAAATTAGCCTTGTAAGCTTTAACAATATTGCAGTTTCAGAGCTGGCATCACCTGCCATTAGCTCTGTTGACATCGGCACTTACCAGCTTGGATATACATCTTCACATTTGTTGGTTCGCCGTATACAAGAAAATCTTAATACTGGAGCACGCAATATTATTCCGCATCGCTTAGTAGTAAGAGAATCTTCAATCAAAGACTTTCATAAGAGGGGTTAA
- a CDS encoding fumarylacetoacetate hydrolase family protein: MSLVDTRNIYCVGRNYRLHALELGNDVPTSPMIFTKPTHSRVAMNGGDIVIPKEKGEVHFELEIVLRISNQYTSGMKAEEAIDAFTLGLDLTLRDVQSRLKAKGYPWLPAKGFKQSATLGDWLPFVSLEQINCSEFTLIRNGEIAQLGHPSDMIFSIEQLIAFIDAEYGLGSGDLIYTGTPAGVAKLDEGDQLEVRWNGDLIGSCIIR; this comes from the coding sequence ATGAGCCTAGTGGATACTCGTAACATCTATTGTGTTGGTCGTAATTATCGTTTACATGCATTAGAGTTAGGAAATGACGTACCCACATCTCCTATGATTTTTACTAAGCCAACTCATTCGCGCGTTGCGATGAATGGCGGAGATATCGTTATTCCGAAGGAAAAAGGCGAAGTTCATTTTGAATTAGAGATCGTGTTGCGTATTAGTAATCAATATACATCAGGTATGAAAGCCGAAGAGGCAATAGATGCTTTTACACTCGGGCTAGACTTAACATTGCGTGATGTTCAAAGTAGGCTGAAAGCGAAAGGTTACCCTTGGCTTCCTGCTAAAGGATTCAAGCAATCTGCAACGTTAGGAGATTGGTTACCATTCGTTAGCCTAGAGCAGATCAATTGTAGCGAATTTACGTTGATACGCAATGGTGAAATTGCTCAACTCGGTCATCCAAGTGATATGATTTTCTCAATCGAACAACTGATAGCATTTATTGATGCTGAATATGGATTAGGATCTGGTGATCTAATCTATACAGGTACTCCAGCAGGTGTAGCTAAGCTTGATGAAGGTGATCAACTAGAAGTACGCTGGAATGGCGACTTGATTGGATCATGCATCATCAGATAA
- a CDS encoding glycoside hydrolase family 15 protein — protein sequence MNNKKPYLVDAVIGNSRMLATLGRTGKMYRLWWPNIDTPQHVDAMRVGIQVDGSNVNWFDEEGNGWNHDINYANRSNVLHINASNESQALTVNSRHFAVPSTDLLVREYAFVNSSNESKQFSFVVHSSFVISENGLYNTTMFNNLADSLIHFRHQYFFGVSSAIVCTKYQAGISWEDAQSGQFNGGNIDMRPDGALSYELTVEAGETVIVPIYVAAGNNEQQVIELLEQARKKTSAQWADETNAYWNQYLNNAVPCPVEDEEIKDLYERSILMFKLMSDEKTGTIIAAPEFDETYSRCGGYSYCWGRDAAFITTALDKVGLKDLTNAFYDWTLSAQSPDGSWQQRHYHDGQLAPSWGLQIDEGASIIWGMWQHYLVNEDRDFAARVWPAVSKGAQFLESFIDPATGLPKPSIDLWEEREASHTYSSAAVYGGLTAAAGFAELAGETALRDQWNTIATGIQAGIETYCFNNELRSFYRGIDLKVSAHKFNTDTANGSEGYVVDLDKGYQKHVMKYDPIVDISLLGISVPFNAVAAESNRMRSTADAIEKLLTVEGVGGIKRYEDDNYIGGNPWILTTLWLAHYRFANGEVSSARQLMQWTLDHRTETGLLPEQVDKNTGETAWVVPLTWSHAMFILAVFMLAESK from the coding sequence ATGAATAATAAAAAACCGTATTTAGTTGATGCTGTAATTGGTAATTCACGTATGCTCGCTACACTTGGACGCACTGGTAAAATGTATCGTCTATGGTGGCCCAATATTGATACGCCTCAACATGTCGATGCTATGCGTGTTGGTATTCAAGTGGATGGCTCAAATGTTAATTGGTTTGATGAAGAAGGTAATGGTTGGAATCATGACATTAACTATGCTAATCGTAGTAATGTGTTGCATATTAATGCCTCTAATGAATCACAAGCCCTTACTGTAAACAGCCGTCATTTCGCTGTTCCTAGTACAGATTTATTAGTTCGTGAATACGCATTTGTTAACTCAAGCAATGAATCTAAACAATTCTCTTTCGTCGTTCATTCTTCTTTCGTCATTAGTGAGAATGGATTATATAATACAACGATGTTTAATAATTTGGCTGATTCGTTAATCCATTTCCGTCATCAGTATTTCTTTGGAGTTTCGAGTGCAATCGTATGCACAAAATACCAAGCAGGTATATCATGGGAAGATGCTCAATCTGGGCAGTTTAATGGTGGAAATATAGATATGCGTCCTGACGGTGCTTTATCTTATGAATTAACTGTAGAAGCTGGTGAAACAGTTATCGTACCAATCTATGTCGCTGCGGGTAATAATGAGCAACAAGTTATTGAGCTATTAGAACAAGCTCGTAAAAAAACTAGTGCGCAATGGGCTGATGAAACAAATGCCTATTGGAATCAATATTTAAATAATGCTGTTCCTTGCCCAGTAGAAGACGAAGAAATTAAAGATTTGTATGAGCGTTCAATTCTAATGTTCAAACTAATGTCAGACGAAAAAACAGGTACAATCATTGCTGCGCCTGAATTCGACGAAACTTATAGCCGTTGTGGTGGATACTCTTATTGCTGGGGTCGTGATGCAGCTTTCATCACTACAGCGCTTGATAAAGTAGGCTTAAAAGATCTTACTAACGCTTTCTATGACTGGACACTATCAGCGCAATCACCCGATGGTTCATGGCAACAACGTCACTATCATGATGGTCAATTAGCTCCATCTTGGGGATTACAAATCGATGAAGGTGCATCAATCATTTGGGGAATGTGGCAACATTATTTAGTTAATGAAGATCGTGATTTTGCTGCTCGTGTATGGCCAGCAGTATCCAAAGGTGCTCAATTCCTAGAATCATTTATCGATCCGGCTACTGGACTTCCAAAACCAAGTATTGATCTTTGGGAAGAACGTGAAGCTTCTCATACGTACTCCTCTGCTGCGGTATATGGTGGTCTAACTGCTGCTGCTGGTTTTGCAGAGCTTGCTGGTGAGACTGCTCTAAGAGATCAGTGGAATACAATAGCTACAGGCATTCAAGCAGGAATCGAAACTTACTGCTTTAACAATGAACTTCGTAGTTTCTACCGTGGTATTGATCTGAAAGTATCTGCTCATAAGTTTAATACAGATACAGCTAATGGTTCAGAAGGTTATGTTGTTGACCTTGACAAAGGCTATCAAAAACATGTGATGAAATACGATCCGATTGTAGATATTAGTTTGTTAGGCATTAGTGTTCCGTTCAATGCTGTAGCTGCAGAATCCAATCGTATGCGCTCAACTGCTGATGCGATTGAAAAACTTCTAACGGTTGAAGGTGTTGGCGGAATTAAGCGTTACGAAGATGATAACTACATTGGTGGCAACCCATGGATCTTAACAACTCTTTGGTTAGCTCACTACCGTTTCGCGAATGGCGAAGTATCCTCTGCACGTCAACTTATGCAATGGACACTTGATCATCGTACGGAAACTGGTCTTCTACCAGAGCAAGTTGATAAAAACACAGGCGAAACAGCATGGGTAGTACCTCTTACATGGTCACATGCTATGTTCATACTTGCAGTATTTATGCTTGCTGAAAGCAAGTAA
- a CDS encoding sugar ABC transporter permease has translation MKGQKVTATILSVLFMGLGQLFNKQFMKGIILLVIEAASLIYFIPNLVKDLSGLITLGEQGTHFEKVNGMTVTVAGDHSIYLMIDGLITLFLIFIVLVIYIINIRDAYRTAAMIESGQKIFTFKKTIKNMNGKSFPYILLFIPMLGVLFLTILPIIFMVMIAFTNYSMPNHIPPKSLVDWVGFQTFLDLLSLSSWSKTFFGVLTWTVIWAILATVTCYFGGLLVALLIEQKGIRFKKLWRTIFILPYAIPQLISLLIMRNLFNGQFGPINEYLAMFGLGKLPWLTDPTLAKATAIFVNMWVGIPVSMVLILGVLTAIPKDMYEAAEVDGANAYQKFKIVTLPFVLFATAPILITQFAGNINNFNLIFLLTAGEPKNGSYQFAGSTDLLVTWLYKLTLNQSQYNMASAIGIIIFIIIATLSIVNYRRTKSFKEEDMIQ, from the coding sequence ATGAAAGGTCAAAAAGTGACCGCAACCATTTTATCTGTTCTTTTCATGGGGCTTGGACAGTTATTCAATAAGCAGTTTATGAAGGGAATTATTTTGCTCGTTATAGAAGCGGCCTCGCTTATTTATTTCATACCGAATTTGGTGAAGGATTTATCGGGATTAATTACTTTAGGTGAACAAGGTACTCACTTTGAGAAAGTTAATGGGATGACCGTTACAGTTGCAGGGGATCACTCAATTTATCTTATGATTGATGGATTAATTACTCTATTTTTGATTTTTATTGTATTAGTCATTTATATAATAAATATTCGTGATGCTTATCGCACCGCAGCAATGATTGAATCTGGGCAAAAAATTTTCACATTCAAAAAAACGATTAAAAATATGAATGGAAAAAGTTTCCCTTACATATTACTTTTTATCCCGATGCTTGGGGTTTTGTTCTTAACAATTTTGCCAATTATATTTATGGTTATGATTGCATTTACAAATTACTCGATGCCGAATCATATTCCACCAAAAAGTTTGGTAGATTGGGTTGGTTTCCAAACTTTCTTAGACTTATTATCATTATCTAGCTGGTCTAAAACATTTTTTGGTGTATTAACTTGGACAGTTATTTGGGCTATTCTCGCTACAGTTACTTGTTACTTTGGAGGATTGTTAGTAGCATTGCTAATTGAACAAAAAGGTATTCGATTCAAAAAGCTATGGAGAACGATTTTCATTCTGCCATATGCAATTCCACAATTGATTTCATTGTTAATTATGCGTAATTTATTCAATGGTCAATTTGGTCCGATTAATGAATATCTAGCAATGTTTGGACTTGGAAAATTACCATGGTTAACGGATCCAACACTTGCAAAAGCAACAGCTATTTTTGTTAATATGTGGGTAGGTATTCCCGTTTCAATGGTTCTCATATTAGGTGTTCTTACTGCGATACCAAAAGATATGTATGAGGCTGCTGAAGTAGACGGTGCTAACGCTTATCAAAAGTTTAAAATTGTGACGTTACCATTCGTTCTATTTGCTACAGCACCAATTCTTATTACACAATTCGCAGGTAACATTAATAACTTTAACTTAATCTTCTTATTAACTGCTGGTGAGCCGAAAAACGGCAGTTATCAATTTGCGGGAAGTACAGATTTACTCGTAACATGGCTGTACAAATTAACATTAAATCAAAGCCAATATAATATGGCTTCTGCAATTGGTATTATCATCTTCATCATTATCGCAACATTATCTATCGTGAACTACAGACGTACGAAATCGTTTAAAGAGGAGGATATGATTCAATAA
- a CDS encoding DNA starvation/stationary phase protection protein, translating into MNTIQSQLNRQIANWSVLYVKLHNYHWYVKGTQFFTLHAKFQELYEEATLHLDEIAERLLAVKGQPLAKMVDYLEYSSIKEAKGHETATEMVDEVIQDFTTIIQELKEAMAIAQEAGDETSADMLLAIHTSLEKHVWMLSAFNG; encoded by the coding sequence ATGAACACTATTCAATCACAATTAAACCGTCAAATTGCTAACTGGAGCGTATTATATGTTAAGTTACACAACTATCACTGGTATGTAAAAGGAACTCAGTTTTTCACATTACATGCCAAGTTCCAAGAACTATATGAAGAAGCAACACTTCATCTAGATGAAATTGCTGAACGTTTGTTAGCTGTTAAAGGTCAGCCACTCGCAAAGATGGTAGACTATCTTGAGTACTCTAGTATTAAAGAGGCTAAAGGCCATGAAACAGCTACAGAAATGGTTGATGAAGTAATTCAAGACTTTACGACTATTATTCAAGAGTTGAAAGAAGCTATGGCTATAGCTCAAGAAGCAGGCGATGAAACTAGCGCAGATATGTTACTTGCTATTCATACTTCACTTGAGAAACATGTGTGGATGCTATCTGCATTTAACGGCTAA